From the genome of Dermochelys coriacea isolate rDerCor1 chromosome 1, rDerCor1.pri.v4, whole genome shotgun sequence:
gcctctctgatggtatcttctagaccagaggtggggaaACTACTGCCCGGGGGCCACGTTTGGCCCAtgagaccatcctgcctggcccgagctcctggcccgggaggctagcccatagcccctcccctgctgactTCCTGCAGCCATACGCAGATGGGGatcagggggcggttggatagggcagaggtttggggggggttagatagggggtggagtcccggggggcagttagggacgggggtcctgggagggggaggtcaggggacaaggagcggggggggggtttgattgaggggggtgggaagtgggagagggtggttagggggaaggggccaggctgtttgggtaggcacagccttccctacctggccctccgtacagttttgcaccctgatgtggccctcgggccagaaagtttgcccatccctgttctaatctaacctaaataatctatacagaagcctgtggaaccccataagattgggtccctaatctttgaactattggaactcattaacaaaactttttttaaacgtGACATGAATAtgttgtctcatactatagaattagaatttataatccctgttccatgatgagatgcattatagctcaaagatatcttaattaaaactatctttagataggtttttcccTCAAAAGgctttttatcaaaaaatccaatttaaattttaaaaaaaagtgttggtttttaaaaattttttttaaaaaatcattgatttttatccaccctggtaatgatctagtctgacctcctgtctagcaACATtcaaccttaatttaaaaattgtcagtgatggagaatccaccatgatgcttggtaaattgttcaatgattaattactctcatgcctaatttccattctgaatttgtctcgtTCTTcctatgtgattttttttgttgttgttgtttgtttttctttttatacttCACCTAATATGAAAAGTCATTTTCTATGGTTTTGCATAAATCTACTTAAAATGAATATTTGGTATCCTGGTAGAAATTTTGTCTAAATATTTGCTGTGTTTTAAGTAGCTTGCCTTTGTTACACCAtgactccttcctcctcctcctcctcctccaggaaaCCCAGCGCTTGCTGGCAGAACCAGTCCCTGGGATAAAAGCAGAGCCAGATGAGAGCAACGCACGTTATTTCCATGTGGTCATTGCAGGTCCACAGGATTCCCCCTTTGAGGGTGGGACATTTAAACTTGAACTATTCCTTCCAGAAGAATATCCAATGGCAGCTCCTAAAGTACGTTTCATGACCAAAATTTATCACCCTAATGTAGACAAGTTGGGAAGAATATGTTTAGATATTTTGAAAGGTAAGTACGTTTCTCTTAATTCATTCTAAGCAGGGAAAACTGACAATTCAGTTGTTAAAAGgattacaaacatttttttattttagcttgGTCACGAGGCTGGTTTAAATGACTTTAATCTGAGAGGAAAACATATTAAATCTGGGGGTGGTAATAAAGAATGTGGTATTTCATACTACTGTAAATCTTTCTCTTTAGATAAATGGTCCCCAGCTTTGCAGATCCGTACAGTTCTGCTATCAATCCAGGCTTTGCTAAGCGCTCCCAATCCAGATGATCCTTTAGCAAATGATGTAGCAGAGCAGTGGAAGACCAATGAAGCCCAAGCCATAGAAACAGGTAGTGTATCATACTGTTACTTTTGTATTTGTGTGAAATTTTATGAAAACTAGATTactaatgtgtttttattttagaaCTTAATTTTAAAACCTGACTCCGGTTTAGTGCTTGAGACTCACAAGAACAATTGTTTGCTTGTGCAGTTGATAGCCCTGAATGCAGGTGCAGAATCAAAGCCAGAGTGGAGGTCTTTCTTTTCTGAGGATCCACTTAGTTTGCACATTTCACATTGCTAAAAGTGCAAGAGTATTTGACTGAACTCCTAATTGGGAAAGAGAAACCATTCAGTTTTGTACTTTATATCCATTCCTTGTACATCATGAGAGAGATTCTTTAATAAATTGCAGTTTAGTTCCACAGAGCTCTGCTGCATCTCTGAATCTGCTTCTGTTGCAGGCTCTAATAGAATGTAGTTTCTGAGGTAATAGAATAAATAGGCTGCATTACGCCTTCCCATTACAGGATCCTCTGCAGCCAGGCCATCTGTTCCCAGTGGCATCTGTTTCTGTGAATCTTGTGGGCTTGGATTGTGACTAACATTCCACAACTAACATGCTTATATTTGTGAAACAGTGAcataaaacttaatttaaaatacttGGGTGCCTCTGTTTAACAAGCTCTTCTAatcaaaagtttgggaaatggAGTATATTGAAATGAATAAAATGAGATTTATTTCACTTTAAGAGTatgcatctttttttctttacagcCAGAGCATGGACTAGGCTATATGCCATGAATAATATTTAAATTCACTCTGAACATCAAGTGTGCATCACTTCTCCTATTCTGCCAagatctcttttcttttttcttttgtttgcatTTAATGGACACAGTCTTAGAAACATTACAGAATAAAAGTCCAGACATCTTCAGTCCTTTGGTGATAAAATGCACATTAGCAAATCTGTGTCTTGTCCTAATTCACTGTTGTAACGCATGAGCAGAGGCTAGAAGTATCATCTGGATTGTTGTGAAACTGTTTAAGAGCAGTAGCATATCTctgcttttaatcatttttttccatCATGGTTTAAGTATAAGCACTGTGAATGAAGGTAGTCAGGGTTAgctgcagggttttttgttttaattttgtgagctcctccttttcccttttttatggTGATGCTAAATGCATTGGTTAAAGCAGCTAACTGGTTACACTTTAGGGTATGCCCTCTAGCTAAGTCTAACTTAGATGCTGTAGATGGACAAGCTTGATTGTTTGAACAAAAATGGGAACATTAAACATCCATCACCTTCACTAATAATATTGTGATTCTGCTGTCAAGTATAGAAACCTCCTTTCAAGAAAAAGCTTGTGACTATTTTGTATGGCTTTTCTGGAAAAATCTTCTGTAAATCTTAtgttttagtaaaatattttttgttattcTACTTTGCTGTTGTACAGTTTATTTTGCTGTGGTTTTCATTTCTCTACTGTgacaattgtatttaaaaaaattgaaaccagAACAGAACAATTTGTTTTCTCCAGTCTGACAGATTAAATAGTAAGAGAAAATGGAATTTGCAAATTCTTTCTATTTTGTTGCTGCTGACTTTGTATTACTAGCTCATGCCACAGTGTGTTCCTAAATTGGCCAAGATGGTACAAAATTATATTAGTAACTGATTCTTTCAAAATGAGCCTCTGATGAGTATAATTTATCAGTCAGAAAGGTTTGACAATGCTTTAGCGTATATACATAAGATGTTATGTATCATTAAAGCAGGAGGCTAACAGAGCAAATGACAGCAGTAATTGGGTAAATGTGTGACTTGTCTGTTTTGTGCTGAATATTATTGGGTATTACAGTATGCTCTTTAATTCTAACTCGTGTCTCAAAAAAAGCATATAGAACACCAGTGTACAATACAACTGTTACAGACCAGCTAATCAGTCAGTTGATATTTGCTAAGCTACTTTCAACTAGCCCCATTTACCACTGAGTTATCTATAACCCTATTTAAGATAAATATCACAAGAAAGGTTTATTCATTTGGAGGAAGTAAATAGCTTCTTGCTTCCTCGCTCTTACATTTATAATTTTTCTCACGTCTCTTGGAAGCCCATTTTAATCTCCTTTTCAGTTCAACTTCATAtccttttaaatgctttttttttttttctagttgccCCCACTTCCACCCACAAAATGTTTTCTAATCTCCTAAACTTTGTGTGGCCAGTCTGAACTGTATAAATGACAGCCTGCAGTGGGAATGTATGTCTTGCAATTCACGGTGATGGTTATGTAGCCTATTGGTATTCTCTGCCTCCCACACTCCTATTCTAGTGTCATCTGGAGTTTCTATAGAATGTGGTGTATTTATTGTGCTCTTATGTAAGATGAAGATTATCTATTAAAGTTACATTTTCAACATACAAATGCTTTCAGTGACTGGTGACTGGTAACTGGTATTGTCCCTCAAAGTGCACTGCATAGTAACATCACAAAACTTGGTTCAGAATAATCTAGTTCAGCACAAGATTAAGACACTTAAAAAGATGGATTTAAAGTTAATTTCCTTATTGGATATAGTTTCTCACATCTGTGGCTTGCAGCAGAACTTTAGTCTTCAGGTTGAGTAGGCCTCTTTACTGTTACTAACAAATCAGGTTTTTTGTTATTGAGATGAACATTTGTGCAGTTTACCTGGTTTAGTTCTCTTGCATGTTATTATTTGGGTGACTAGTTAACTGAGCATACATGTACCCTTAGTAACTGATTTTTAACATGGTAGGTGGCTCTTCTGAATTCTTCTAAAATGAATCTAGCTAAAGGTACACttaactcccccccccaacctttaaTACTATTACTGATCACATTTACCAATTAATACTTTTATTAGCATACTCTGACTATGTAATTGAATGGAAAAAGTACTCCTCCAGTTAAGACATGGTAAAGGAAAGGGTAGTGCAGTAAATTTCATTGTGTGCATAGAGAAGCCAATGCATCCCAGGTTTTTGAAGTATCTAATTCTGGAACATAGCTGAGAGATCTACTGGTTGGGTGTTTAATAGCTTCCCACCCTGCTTTTTCTTGGTGCTGTTAGACAATGTAAATGTGTGGATAAATAGCTGTGATGTGTTTACAGATTTAAGCTGTTTAAAAGGACATGCCCttaaattcttatttttaaaacaagtgtGGATTATAAAAACTTCTCATGGCATAACTTCAGTGATATGCACTATGATTGTAAGAATCCTTACATGTGGACTTCAAGTCCAAAGTAAATCAAAGTAGGATCtatgaaaatataattttatattacaatagtCACTTAACATCTGAATCTCGTGCTTTTAATGAAGCTTAAAATGCAATGTCAGATATTTTCTGCCTTGTATCAAGAGATGCTTGCAGATATTTGACTTCCTGACTCATATCTGAGAATGTTTTGAAGTTCTTAGCTCATCTGTATAGTTGCCTGAATTATCTGAAATGAGAttaatggaatttatttttcaaatggtGATTGGAGATGCCCCACTATGTTCTGTTATCTAATGCTCATTCCGTGATCTTTAGAAGTAACATTTGCCACAAGTACAAATGTGGTTGCCTTACCATAATGAGTACTAGTTAGAATTTTTAACCTTTACAGAAGAATTACAGTATTTCCATGTATAGCTTTCCTTCAATGCTATTGGTGCTAAGAGTTAACGGGCCTGAAAGCCTAAACAAGAGTCGAAACTGTATTTTACATATTAGTTTATGGATGATGATTGTGTAGGTAGAAGGCATACATTGTAAACCAGCccctaaacttttttttttttttttttttgcaataactTTAATCTAGGTCAAGGAAATACACTGGAAGGTCCTTTTTTCTTGCATTTAACGTTCTGAAATCTGAACtgtcatttttaaacatttagccATGATTTTACATGGAAATGAGGTTGTGTATAAATCACTTAAAACTGATAGAATAAATGTCTTGGATATTAGGTGAATTCTGTAGCCTAAAACAGTGAAGTGTTGCTTCTATAGCTTTCAAGAAAGCGTATCTCCAACACATTATGGTTACTGTAAAACATCTTAATGGAATAATAAAATCAAAAGTTGTGAAATCTCTCTCAATTTGTGTGTTCCTACTTGGAATTATTTTGAGggttactttaaaataaaatgtctgatATGTTATAAACAACCTGTCATGACTGTAATGTAATAGACACTTGAAATAAAAGGAAGAGTGATTCATTGCATATACATTgagcatcatttaaaaaaaagtggtccCTTTTGTAGTGTGACCATGGTATTGTTCAGTTTCACAGTGGTCTTTAAATAATGTCTGtgcaaaataagaaaataaacttTGACAAATTTTTAAGCCCTCTATAACTCTTGTTTTtccatttgctgctgctgctttgtagTGGGAAGAAAAGTAAACCATTCTGTCCCAAACCTCTCGGACAAAGGTTAGACTGTTTCCTTGCTCTTAGTTATTTTTGGGTTTCTTGCACAATATAGGAGTTTTTGAATGCTTTGGAAGTGTAATTAAACTATCCAGCCAACATTTTCTAATTGCTTACTGTAAAAATACATGCTTACAACACCTGTAAAACACTGAGGTGTTAATACAACTGCATCAGACCATGACAAGTAATGGACTTCAGGGCATAAATACACCTCACGCTATCAAAATGTTCAAGATTTTCCTAGTGACCACTTAATTCTGTAGTACTGCAGTTTTGTGAAGAGTGGCACACAGTAGCAAAATTTCTTTATTCCTGATGTTTGTGTGCTTGTTTGATGCTGCATCATCTATAGTAAGTAGCAGCCTGGACTTGAGTGGAATGAGTAATGAGGGCTGCTTTACTTTTTCCAAGCACTGACCAAACATGAGGTATGTGTTGTGACTGCAAGAGGTAGACTGAAAGTCTAATTATTTTAGCAAAACACAATTACTCAGGTAACATGCACTAGTAAAGGACAATAATATACCGGAGTTAAACTGGTATACGTAGACATCTGTTTGTTGGCAAGAAGCTGTCAATTTGACTAGCCCCAGAACATCAGATACTAGAGGAAGGAGACATGTTCACAttaaaaagaaagttgagggATTAATTTATGCAAACTTGTATTTATAAAGCACCCTTTGCCCAAAGAAGAGGTTTGCACATGACATGAAAacatggttggttggtttggttgtGTGTGAGATAAATATGAAATAAGACATCACTGGAAGATTAATCACATATGGGTCTTCAGTTGTGGTTGCAGTACCTGCAGAAGCATTCTTGCTACACAATGTTCTagaacttgcattttaaaaaaagtttgcctctgaggttgtggaaaaattgtaaaatgATGTACCTTCCTGAGGCTGCAGATAGTCCAGAACAGTTAAGCTGACAGATGCAACCCAGTACAACAAGCAGAGTGGTTTAACTATATGCATCTTATTGATACCAGTTTAGATGTTAGTGTAGTAGCAGGCACACCTAGCTAATTGTTCATCTTTGATGGGTTTCAACTGCTGCATCTCCAAGTATGAGGAAGGGAGCAGTCCCTAGATCAAGGGCTTGGTCACTTAAGATGGTGGTTCTGTGCAGCTAACCCCTAGGGCAAGACTTGACAAAGCTGGTATAAGTAAGGAAAAATGTTTGGGAACAACAACTACTTGGCATGATTGGATGTAGGAGTTGAACCTAGCCCCTTAAACAAGTAGAAGCTGATTATACAACAGGTTTGTTCGTTGCCCTTGAGGTGTTCATAGCTTTGAATCAACTGCCTCAACCACAGGCAGTGCAGTTCTTGGATTCCATTTCTTTTGACAAACGTTTCCTCTTATGTAAAGACCAGGGAACAGGTGGGAAAATTGTCCTAAAATGACAGCTTAGCTATATAGCAAAAGTAGTTGAGATTGCAGTAACAAGGTTAATACCCTACCTGCTGCTTTCCAAGGGTTAGCCAAACTGTACCTGTCCTTTCCAGCAGTGAGAGGTACTGAATGCAGCCTATGTCCTTGAACAAATGTGGCAGAAT
Proteins encoded in this window:
- the UBE2N gene encoding ubiquitin-conjugating enzyme E2 N, with amino-acid sequence MAGLPRRIIKETQRLLAEPVPGIKAEPDESNARYFHVVIAGPQDSPFEGGTFKLELFLPEEYPMAAPKVRFMTKIYHPNVDKLGRICLDILKDKWSPALQIRTVLLSIQALLSAPNPDDPLANDVAEQWKTNEAQAIETARAWTRLYAMNNI